Proteins encoded by one window of Scatophagus argus isolate fScaArg1 chromosome 8, fScaArg1.pri, whole genome shotgun sequence:
- the zgc:66479 gene encoding neurofilament light polypeptide isoform X2, translating into MTAKHRKGKSNHKHEDNFFKNEVLESEVRAGTNNYTLLLVLFVLVVIGGATGAWFCFQQHQTITYLTDNLMGMQVKIVKLQSSHEEMRQSSSKHSSESMETRLSALEESYALAQKQVGIALATAEQLRTSDLPAQVLSLHTEMKARLAEMQQATVSLEQLSHLQTMLKGKSEEFEGVKIQVEGLATLSAELSHKVEGLTESLGEAESKLEERVGQVATLSATLEAQVAEVLRMKEQLDTYQVQLEASTLEIATVRELAESEQSKRLQQASVEEELSVLRQSLQDQTSAARSLTSGLQAQLEDIQKQVTQLVGESQPAAEPEEQKEEETASATEGEEEALPADVETEASNLVEDTEEDGGETSEGQAAAQDEAPVVEEGSVADEPAPAEEVETVEEDQTEQDQLVALSENEEEDTTETAEGVQSVEEEVSEEEAPDGEDVREPESTLEDEKLKAEEELSEGDEEQQDVTAEEEADNEGEEPLENDALTGDE; encoded by the exons taactttttcaaaaatgaagtTCTGGAGTCTGAAGTTCGCGCTGGAACGAATAATTACACTCTCCtcttggttttatttgtcttggTTGTAATAGGCGGTGCCACTGGCGCGTGGTTCTGTTTCCAGCAGCACCAAACCATAACCTACTTAACAGACAATCTCATGGGCATGCAGGTGAAAATTGTGAAACTGCAGTCCTCCCACGAAGAAATGCGACAGTCAAGTAGTAAG CACAGTTCAGAGAGTATGGAGACCCGTCTGAGTGCCTTGGAGGAGTCCTACGCCCTGGCTCAGAAACAGGTGGGCATCGCCTTGgctacagcagagcagctcaggACCTCTGACCTCCCCGCTCAGGTGCTGTCGCTCCACACGGAGATGAAAGCCCGCCTGGCAGAGATGCAGCAGGCCACCGTGTCCCTGGAACAACTGAGCCACCTGCAGACCATGCTGAAGGGGAAGAGCGAGGAGTTTGAGGGTGTGAAGATTCAGGTGGAAGGCCTGGCCACACTGAGCGCTGAGCTGTCCCACAAAGTTGAGGGTTTGACAGAGAGTTTGGGAGaagctgagtcaaagctggaggAGCGAGTTGGACAGGTTGCCACGCTGAGCGCCACCCTGGAGGCACAGGTGGCTGAGGTGCTCCGGATGAAGGAGCAGCTGGACACCTATCAGGTTCAGCTTGAGGCCAGCACATTGGAGATTGCTACTGTCAG AGAGTTGGCTGAGAGTGAACAGTCGAAGCGGCTCCAGCAGGCCAGCGTGGAGGAGGAGCTCAGCGTTCTACGTCAGAGTCTGCAGGATCAGACCTCAGCAGCCCGCAGTCTGACCTCTGGACTGCAGGCTCAGCTGGAGGACATACAAAAGCAGGTTACCCAG CTGGTGGGAGAATCTCAACCAGCAGCTGAGCCCgaggaacagaaagaggaagagacagctTCAGCaactgaaggagaagaagaggcaCTTCCTGCAGATGTAGAAACGGAGGCATCCAACCTAGTAGAAGATacagaggaagatggaggagaaacGAGTGAAGGACAGGCAGCTGCACAGGATGAAGCTCCTGTTGTGGAGGAGGGCTCTGTGGCAGATGAACCTGCTCCTGCAGAGGAGGTCGAGACGGTAGAGGAGGATCAGACAGAGCAAGACCAGTTGGTTGCCTTATCAGAAAACGAGGAAGAGGATACGACAGAGACTGCAGAAGGGGTACAAAGCGTGGAAGAGGAAGTGTCTGAAGAGGAGGCACCTGATGGAGAGGACGTTCGGGAGCCAGAGTCAACACTGGAGGACGAGAAACTCAAGGCAGAGGAGGAACTGTCAGAAGGGGATGAAGAACAGCAGGATGTCACAGCTGAAGAGGAGGCGGATAATGAAGGAGAGGAGCCATTAGAAAATGATGCTTTAACAGGAGATGAAT ag
- the zgc:66479 gene encoding neurofilament light polypeptide isoform X1, whose protein sequence is MTAKHRKGKSNHKHEDNFFKNEVLESEVRAGTNNYTLLLVLFVLVVIGGATGAWFCFQQHQTITYLTDNLMGMQVKIVKLQSSHEEMRQSSSKQHSSESMETRLSALEESYALAQKQVGIALATAEQLRTSDLPAQVLSLHTEMKARLAEMQQATVSLEQLSHLQTMLKGKSEEFEGVKIQVEGLATLSAELSHKVEGLTESLGEAESKLEERVGQVATLSATLEAQVAEVLRMKEQLDTYQVQLEASTLEIATVRELAESEQSKRLQQASVEEELSVLRQSLQDQTSAARSLTSGLQAQLEDIQKQVTQLVGESQPAAEPEEQKEEETASATEGEEEALPADVETEASNLVEDTEEDGGETSEGQAAAQDEAPVVEEGSVADEPAPAEEVETVEEDQTEQDQLVALSENEEEDTTETAEGVQSVEEEVSEEEAPDGEDVREPESTLEDEKLKAEEELSEGDEEQQDVTAEEEADNEGEEPLENDALTGDE, encoded by the exons taactttttcaaaaatgaagtTCTGGAGTCTGAAGTTCGCGCTGGAACGAATAATTACACTCTCCtcttggttttatttgtcttggTTGTAATAGGCGGTGCCACTGGCGCGTGGTTCTGTTTCCAGCAGCACCAAACCATAACCTACTTAACAGACAATCTCATGGGCATGCAGGTGAAAATTGTGAAACTGCAGTCCTCCCACGAAGAAATGCGACAGTCAAGTAGTAAG CAGCACAGTTCAGAGAGTATGGAGACCCGTCTGAGTGCCTTGGAGGAGTCCTACGCCCTGGCTCAGAAACAGGTGGGCATCGCCTTGgctacagcagagcagctcaggACCTCTGACCTCCCCGCTCAGGTGCTGTCGCTCCACACGGAGATGAAAGCCCGCCTGGCAGAGATGCAGCAGGCCACCGTGTCCCTGGAACAACTGAGCCACCTGCAGACCATGCTGAAGGGGAAGAGCGAGGAGTTTGAGGGTGTGAAGATTCAGGTGGAAGGCCTGGCCACACTGAGCGCTGAGCTGTCCCACAAAGTTGAGGGTTTGACAGAGAGTTTGGGAGaagctgagtcaaagctggaggAGCGAGTTGGACAGGTTGCCACGCTGAGCGCCACCCTGGAGGCACAGGTGGCTGAGGTGCTCCGGATGAAGGAGCAGCTGGACACCTATCAGGTTCAGCTTGAGGCCAGCACATTGGAGATTGCTACTGTCAG AGAGTTGGCTGAGAGTGAACAGTCGAAGCGGCTCCAGCAGGCCAGCGTGGAGGAGGAGCTCAGCGTTCTACGTCAGAGTCTGCAGGATCAGACCTCAGCAGCCCGCAGTCTGACCTCTGGACTGCAGGCTCAGCTGGAGGACATACAAAAGCAGGTTACCCAG CTGGTGGGAGAATCTCAACCAGCAGCTGAGCCCgaggaacagaaagaggaagagacagctTCAGCaactgaaggagaagaagaggcaCTTCCTGCAGATGTAGAAACGGAGGCATCCAACCTAGTAGAAGATacagaggaagatggaggagaaacGAGTGAAGGACAGGCAGCTGCACAGGATGAAGCTCCTGTTGTGGAGGAGGGCTCTGTGGCAGATGAACCTGCTCCTGCAGAGGAGGTCGAGACGGTAGAGGAGGATCAGACAGAGCAAGACCAGTTGGTTGCCTTATCAGAAAACGAGGAAGAGGATACGACAGAGACTGCAGAAGGGGTACAAAGCGTGGAAGAGGAAGTGTCTGAAGAGGAGGCACCTGATGGAGAGGACGTTCGGGAGCCAGAGTCAACACTGGAGGACGAGAAACTCAAGGCAGAGGAGGAACTGTCAGAAGGGGATGAAGAACAGCAGGATGTCACAGCTGAAGAGGAGGCGGATAATGAAGGAGAGGAGCCATTAGAAAATGATGCTTTAACAGGAGATGAAT ag